The window CAACATCGTCCGTCATGCTGGCAGCGGCGGGCAGGTGATCCTGCGGCAAATCGCCGAAGCGGCCATCCCCGGCATCGAAATTGTCGCCCTCGACCACGGCACCGGCATGAGCAATGTCGAACGCAGCCTGCAGGACGGATATTCCACCGCCGGCACCTGCGGCAACGGTCTCGGCGCGGTGCAACGGCTGTCCGACCTGTTCGACATCGATGCCCGGCCCTGTCGCGGCACCGCCGTCATCTGCCGCATCTGGAGCCGGCCGCGGCCAAATCAGGCAGTCTCCCCTTTTGCAACCGGCGCCTTCCGGCTGCCGGCCAGCAACGAGACGGTCTGTGGTGACATCTGGGTCATCGACCAGGGGAACGGGCGGCTCTGCAGCCTTCTCTGCGACGGTCTCGGCCACGGCGCCCGGGCCCTCGAGGCGGCGGAAACGGCGGCCGCCGCCTTCCTGCAGGCCCGGGACGAGCCGGTCGTCAGCCGGCTCGAACGTATTCACGAAGCCCTGCGACCGACCCGTGGCGGGGCGGTCGCCCTGATCGAGATCGATCCCGACCGCAACCGGCTGATACATGTCGGTCTCGGCAACA is drawn from Geothermobacter ehrlichii and contains these coding sequences:
- a CDS encoding ATP-binding SpoIIE family protein phosphatase, which codes for MRDQILCDIRHDADVGELRRRATAFCRAAGFDEESLGRVAIVCTELGSNIVRHAGSGGQVILRQIAEAAIPGIEIVALDHGTGMSNVERSLQDGYSTAGTCGNGLGAVQRLSDLFDIDARPCRGTAVICRIWSRPRPNQAVSPFATGAFRLPASNETVCGDIWVIDQGNGRLCSLLCDGLGHGARALEAAETAAAAFLQARDEPVVSRLERIHEALRPTRGGAVALIEIDPDRNRLIHVGLGNIAVRYRHRGQWHHLLSRQGIAGHILADLRPCETAFEAGDLLIMHSDGLTSRWDPAATPDLFERHPLLTAAVLCRDYRRGADDVAVLVIRRSEPCSNTF